The DNA segment TGGACGGCGCCTGCTTCGCGTCCCTCGCCGGCGATGGAGAAGAAGGGCACGAACGCGATGTCGTGTGCGGCGCACGTGTGGAGCATCTCGGTGCCGGCACGTGCGTCGATGCCGTGGCGGTTCTGGACGCACACCACGGGGGCGATCGCTTGGGCTTGGGCCAGGTGACTGGGGCGTGCGGCGGAGATGCCGAGGTGGCGGATGAGTCCGGCTTCACGCAGCGCGGCGAGGGCGCCGAAGTGCTCGCTGATCGAGTCCTGGCCCTTGAGGCGCAGGTTGACCACGTCGAGGTGGTCGCGGCCGAGCTGACGCAAATTCTCCTCGACTTGGCCACGCAGCTGATCGGGCCGGGCCGGGGTCGTCCACGCACCGGACGCGTCCCGCGTGGGGCCGACCTTGGTGGCGATCACCAGGTCGTCCGGATACGGAGCCAATGCCGAGTTGATCAGCTCGTTGGCGGAGCGTAGCCGCGAGAAGTAGAAGGCAGCGGTGTCGATGTGGTTGACGCCGAGTTCCACCGCGCGGCGCAGTACGCCGATCACCTGGTTGCGATTGCGCGCGATGCCCTGGTGGAAGGCGGCCCTGCCGGTCAATCGCATGGCGCCGAATCCGATCCGGTTGACCGTGAGGTCCCCCAGAAGCCAGGTGCCCGCGTTCCCCGCAGGGACTCTCTCCAACGTCATCTCTTCCCCCAGTCCCTTCACAACAGCCCACGCCCGTCGATGATGTGAGGCGGAGCAGGCATGGAGTATGCCCAGGTGAGAGCCGTGACGAGAAGGCTCCCAGTGGTGGAGGAACGTCACAGCCGAAATGGGAATCTGCGCGGGGACCACACGGTTGTCACTGGTGTCGCTTTCACCCCCGTGAACTCGGTCAGCGGCTCCAGCACAACCCATTCGCCGTCCGCCAGGCCCCTCTTACTGAGGATGCCCGGGGCGACGACATATCTGATCGTAGAGACACGACCTAGTCCTGGGTGGTTCCGAGGGCGTCGCGCAGGAACGCCGTTGCCTGGTCGATGGCCCCGCGGGCGGCTTTGGAGTCGCTCAGCGAGTTGAGCATCATGAAGTCGTGGACCGTGCCGTCGTAGCGCACCGTGGTCACCGGGACGTGGGCTGCTCGGAGTTTGGCGGCGTACGCCTCGCCCTCGTCGCGCAGCACGTCCGCCTCATCCACGATCAGCAGGGCCGGTGGCAGGCCGGACAGCTGCTCGGTGGTGGCGGCGTTGGGAGAAGCGGTGATCTCCGCGCGTTGCTCCGGGTCGGTCGTGTAGGCGTCCCAGAACCATTCCATCAGCCTGCGGCTCAGGTAGTAACCGGTGGCGAACTGGTCGTAGGAACCGGTGTTCATGGCCGCATCCGTGACCGGGTAGTACATCGACTGCTGAATGAATGTGACGTCGCCGCGCTCCTTGGCCATGAGGGCGAGAGCCGCGGTCATGTTTCCGCCGACCGATTCCCCGGCCACTGCCATGCGCTGTGCATCGAGCCCTTTGGACGCCCCGTCGCGGACGATCCACTGCGCGGTGGCGTAGCCCTGCTCGATGGCCACCGGGTAGTGCGCCTCGGGTGACGGCGTGTACTCGACGAAGGCCACTGCCGCGCGGGCGCCCACCGCCAACTCCCGCACCAGACGGTCGTGGGTAGCGGCATTGCCCAGTACCCAGCCACCGCCGTGCATGTACAACACGACGGGCAGTGTTCCGATGGCGCCCTGCGGCTTGACGATGCGTACCCGCACATCGCCCACCGCCGCCGGAACCGAGACCCACTCCTCGTCGACCGGCAGCTTGTCGACCGGCGCGGCCTGGAGGTCGTCGAGCACCTTGCGTGCCGCGGTCGGCTCCAGCTCGTACAGGAACGGATGGTGCGAGGTCGCGTCGGCGAGCTCCTGTGCCTCGGGCTCAAGGACGATGGAGGCAGTTTGACCAGCCATGGGAATACTCCCTGGGAATTCCGAGAAGCGCGTGGTGCAGCGCGCGGGCGCTGAAGAGGCCGCGCTGCGCTCGGGCTGCGGGGCGGTCGGCAGAGCCTCCGCCGCCTTGTCCAAGCACCTGATGGGTGTATTTGTCCATTGTAATTGCCCGTCCTCCGCAGCCGCATTCCAAGGAACCGCCCTCCGCTGGGGCCTCGGCTCGGTGGCGACACGGCTTCCTCCGCGACGGGCGCACCGACGATCGGTCCCGGCTGTCAGTGCCGGGTCAAGCGCCCGGACGCGGAGCTCGTAGGTGCCGCCGCTGGGCCAGTTCGTCGTCCTCGACCAGCGTGAGCATGGGCTGGCCCGGTGCGCAGAGCATGGTGACGACGAAGCGGCTGCGGACGTCCGACCGGTTGTTTCCGTCCTGGTAGTGGATGACATCGCCGCCCGGTTCCCAGAACGTCTCCCCGGCCTTGATCACTCGCTCCGGCTCGCCTTCCAGCTCGAAGAGCATTTCCCCCTCCAGCACGTAGCCGAAGGCGGGTCCCGAGTGCCGGTGCGGAGGGGTACCGGGGTCGCCGGGAGGGAACTCGACCACAACCGTCATCGCCTCCGCCCCTTCCGGAACGAACGGCGGTTTCGCCGACTGCAGCACGGTGAGCGCCGTCTTCCATGCTTCCGAGCGCGGTCGGCTCCCGTCGCTGCCTGCTGCCCGTTCGTTGTTCGACATGGCGAGGTCTCCAGTGGTGGGCCGGCCGGGTCAGGTGAGCCAGTCGGTGTAGTGGGTGGGGGCGATGCGTGCGTCGCCCTTGGTGGTGAGCACATCGCCCTCGACCGCGGCGAACATGCCGGCGGTGTCGTCGGTGACGACCGTGCGCCCGTCAGGCCGGGCGTTCAGGGTGATCCGGCCGAGCTCGTCGAGGGGATAGACGTCGGGTCCGCCGACGCTGAGGGTGGCGTTCAGAGGGCTGCCGGCGGCGACTTCGGCGACGGTGTCGGAGACGTCCTGGGCGGCGATCGGCTGGAGGGGGGTGGTGGGCAGGCGGACGGTGTCGCCCTCGGTGGTCCAGGACATGGTGGCCTCCATGAACTCCATGAACTGGGTGGCGCGGACGATCGAGTAGGGGAGCGGCCCGGCCTTGAGGAGGTCTTCCTGCAAGACCTTGGCGCGGTAATAGGCGAGGTTTTGTACCCGGTCCGCGCCGACGATCGAGAGGATGACGAAGTGCCGCACCCCGCCCTTGTCGCCGGCGGCCAGGAGGTTGTCCATCGAGGTCTGGAAGAAGGCGGGGGAAGCATCGTCGAAGGTCGGTGAATTCGTCAGATTGACGATGCCGTCGGCTCCGGCCACCGCCTCCTCCACGCCCTGACCGGTGAGCACGTCGACACCCGTGGACGGCGAGTGCGGTACGGCCTCGTGCCCCGCGGCGGTCAGCTTCTTCACGACCTGCGATCCGATCAGACCGGTACCGCCGATGACTGCGAACTTCATGGGTCACCCTTCGTCGCGAACCGATAGGTCATGCGTCCAGACTGCGGCGATCCAGGGCGCGACGCACTCTGGCCGGTGCCCTCCTGGGCATGTGGTGACGCGGCGCGCTGGATGAGCGGACCTACCGTGCGGTGTGATGCCGGCTCCGGAACCTGCCGCCGATCTGCTGCCACGGGTTGCGCACAGGGCGCCGCCACGGTTGCCCCGTCCTCCCTGCCGGCCGGGCATGTCACCCGGCGGTATTTCACCGATCCATTAGTGTGCGTGCATGGTGCAGACGAGATTCACCGAGATGTTCGGGCTTGCCCATCCGGTGATGTCGGCCCCCATGGCGCTGCACAGCGGCGGGACACTCGCTGCCGCGGTGTCCGTCGCCGGCGGGCTCGGCTGCTTCGGGGGTACGCACCCCTGGAAGGGGCCCGACTGGATCCGAGCGGAGATCGCGACGATTCGTGCCGCGACGGACCGGCCGTTCGGCGTCGGGTTCATCACGCCGCTCCTCCCGCTCACCGAGCCGCTGTTCGACGCCACGCTGGAGGAACGGCCGGACGTCGTCGCCTTGTCGTTCGCCGATCCGCACCCGTGGCTCGGCCGCGCCAAGGAGGCGGGATCCCGGGTGATGTGCCAGGTCCAGAACTACGAGGACGCCGAGGCGGCCGTTGCCGCAGGGGCCGATGTCCTCGTGGCGCAGGGCACCGAGGCAGGCGGCCACACCGGGACGATGGGCCTGCTGCCCTTCCTCGCCGGGGTCGTCCGGAGGTACCCGGCACTCCCGGTGCTGGCCGCAGGCGGCATCGGCGACGGACGCACGCTCGCCGCCGTCCTCACCGCCGGCGCGGACGGTGCCTGGCTGGGCACGGCGTTCCTCGCCACCCCGGAGGCCGTCGAGGTGCACGACGTCCAGAAGCGCCTGATCGTCGAGAGCGACGGTGGCGACACCGTGTGGACACGGACCTACGACATCGTGTCGGGACTGCCGTGGCCCGCGAGCATCGGCGAACGCGTCCGCCGTAACCGCTTCACCGACGAATGGTCGGAGCGCGAATCAACGCTGCGGGACCGCGCGGACGAGATCAAGCCCGCGGAAAGCACCAACCCCTTCGGTGCCCCGCCCGACCCCGACACGAGCGAAATCATCTACGGCCAGTCGGCAGCCTTCGTCGACGGCGTGCGCCCGGCCGCCGACGTGATCCGCGCGATCTGCGACGAGGCCGAGTCGATCCTGGACTCACGGCCTCGCTCGCTGCTCGGCCGGCCGACCACCTGAACGGCATGGCGACCGGCCCCGAGGGAACGGCCGCACACGCCCCTGTTGAGTCGCCGGCACGACGACGGTGCCTTTGCCGGTTCAGGCGACAAGGCCGTCGATCGCCAGGGGAAGATGGCGGGGGCCACGCAGGACAGGGTTGACGCGGTAGGGCGGCGGGTCCGCCAACAGCCGCGGGTTCTCGATGCGTCGGAAGAGCTGGGGCAGGGCGAGCTGCGCCTCCATCCGGGCCAGCGGGGCGCCGAAGCAGTAGTGGATACCTGTGTAGAACCCGAGGTGCTGGTTGTCCTCGCGATCAGGATCGAACCGGTCGGGATCCGCGAAGCGCTTGGGGTCGCGGTTGGCCGAGGCCAGCAGGAGCCACACCTGCGAGCCCTTGGGGATGGTGGTGCCGGCGATGTCGATGTCGGACAGCGCGATGGTGAACGGGACGAACTGAACCGGCGGTTCGTACCGCAGCACTTCCTCGATGAGGGGGACGACCAGGCCCGGCTCGCTCTGGAAACGCTTGAGGATGTCGGGGTGCCGCATCAGCGTGAGCGTCGTATTGCTGATCAGGTTGACGGTGGTCTCGTGGCCCGCGATCAGGAGCAGCATCGAGGTGGCCACCAGCTCCGCCTTCGACATACTGCCGCCGGGCCCGGTTTCGCGGGCGAGGGGGCCGAGGATCCCGTTGCCGGGGTGGCGGCGCCTGGAGTCGATCAGGTCGGACAGGTAGGCGCCGAGCTCGACGCGTGCCTGGCGCGGTTTTTCCTTGCCCTGGCTGGGATCGAGGCCGGACGCCACGGTGTCGGCCCAGCCGTGGAAGAGCGGTTCGTCCTCGCGCGGCACCCCGAGGATCTTGCAGATGGCCGTGACGGGAAGGGGGTAGGCAAAATCGTCGACGACGTCGACCTCGGTCTTGCCTTCGAGCGGGTCCAACAGGTCGGTGATGATCTTGGCGAGGTCCTCTCGCATGTCGTGGAGGAACCTGGGGCTGTGCGGGGGGCCGAACTGCCGCATGGCCGTGTCGCGCAGCCGTTCGTGTTCCGGCGGGTCGTGAAAGATGAAGCTGGGCGGCTGGTTCGGGTCCTCCTCGGCCACGGCGGGGCCGCCGGCGCCGGGAGGCCGGTTGCGCAGGTCGTTGCTGAGCCGCGGGTCGTTCGCCAGGCTCCGCACCTCGTAGTACGTGCTGACCAGGTAGGAGCCGTCGTCCTGACGCGTGACCGGTGACTCGCGCAGTGCGGCGTAGAGCGGGTACGGATCGGCGCGATTCGCGAAGTCGGTGATCTGCGCGGACATGGTGGCGAGAGACATGGTGCCTCCTGAAGGGCGACGCCTCCGGCGAGGGTCAGGCATGGGGTGCGACGAACTGGACGCGCCGCTCGGTCGGCGAGTGCCCCGTCACGGTGACGGTCGGCTCGTGGGTGGGCAGGTGGGGGTCCGGGAAGGCCGGATCGACGGGCTGCAGTGTGTCGGTGCGGCGGTCCACGAGTGCGTAGTCCGGCGGGAACGGCGCTCCGGCCTCGATCTGCTGCTGGTAGAACCCGAGCCACTTCCCCGCGTCGAAGGAGGCCGCGGCGATGACCCGGCCTCGATACCCGTACACCGCGACGAACCGCGCCTCGTCGAGCGCCCCTTGGGCTACGACCAGCTGATCGCCCAGCGTGGGCACACCCACCGACTTGATGTTGACGCCGAACTGGACGGACCAGAACATCGGCACCCACAGATGCGGGCGACGGTCGGTGCTCGCGCAGAGCATGTTGTGTGCCGCGATCCGGGCCTGTTCCACCGCGTTGCCCCAGTGCTCCAGTGACAGGAACTGGTATCCGAACAGCGGATGGGGGCAGCGGGCGACGTCACCGGCGGCGTAGATGTCATCGGTGACGATGCCGTTGGCGTCGAACACCCGGCACCCCGCGTCGCAGGCAACACCTCTGGGGCCGGCCGCCAGCCCGGAACCGGCGAGCCATTCGGTGTTCCGGAGGGCGCCGAGGCAGACCACTGCCACGTCCACATCGATCGCCGATCCGTCGGACAGGTGGGCTCGCCGCAGGCGCCCGGCGGGGTCGCCCTCCAACGCGGTGACGCTGACACCGCAGCGCAGATCCACTCCGTGATCGCGTTGCAGCCGGGCCGCCACTGTCGCGACCACCTCACCGAGGGCGCCCACCAGTGGCGCCGGAGCGCGTTCGGCGACGGTCACCTCCACGTCCCGCTCCCGGCAGACGGACGCGATCTCGGAGCCCGTGAAACCGGCGCCGATCACCAGCACCCGGCGCGGGCCGGCGGCGAGTTTCCGGAACAGCCGAGCGGAGTCGTCGCGGGTGCGCAGCACAAAGACCCCGTCCAGCGCGGCCTCTTCGGGATGGAACCAGGGCCGGGCCTTGGTCCCGGTCGTGATCAGCAGGCGGTCGTAGGGGAGCGTGTCGCCGTTCACCAGGCGCACGTCCTTGGCCGCCCGGTCCAAGCCCGCGGCGGCCACACCGAGACGCCATTCGGCATCGATGTCGCGCGTGCGCGGCAGCGCGGTGTCCTCGGCACACTCCAGCCCCAGCAGCACCTGTTTGGACAGCGGGGGCCGGTCGTAGGGCTCGTACGGCTCGTCTCCGACGAGCGTCAGCGACCCGGTGAAGCCCTGGTCACGCAGCGTCTCCGCGGCACGCAGGCCCGCCAGCGAGGCGCCGACGACAACGATCCGGCCCTTTCGGCGGAGGGCCTTGACGTCGCCGTCAGCCGACACGGCCCTCTGCCCCCTTGGTCGGTTCGTCGGAGAAGTCGACGAGAATGGCCTGGACCGGGCAAGCGGCCGCAGCCTGTTCCACCTGGTCACGCAGTGCCTCGTCGAAGCGGGAGGTGAAGAGCAGTGCCTCCCCGCCGTGCAGTGCGAAGACGTCCGGGGCGAGAAAGGCGCACTGTGCAAACCCCTGACACCGGTTGAGATCGACCACAAGCCTCATCTGGAACCCCGCTCCTCGCTCGGGCCACGATGACGGCAGGCGCCGCCGCCCTCCGCGCTCGGTTCACTCGAATGGTCGGCATGCCTCCCCTTCAGGATCAGCGCGGGGGGAGGGCCTCGCAACGCGAGGCAGCGCAGTCGACGGCGCACCGGATGCCCGCTGCGGCAGCACCGCGAAGGCGGCGAGGCACGAGGGCGTCGTACGCAGCTCTGGTGCGGCCCCCTGGTGCGGCGGCCAACCGGCGCAGATACCCCATCCAGTTTCTCCTCGACCCTCCACACCGGCCTGTCCGCACGGCCCACGTCCGGTTGCTCGGTCGTAGATTCCGTGTCGCCCGCTGCGGCGGGTTGTTCCTCACGGGCCGCGGCCACTGATGAGGATGGCAGTGGAACGAGGCGACCCGGTCCTCGTTGGGGCGGCGCAGCGTCATGTGCACGGCCCGGCGAGACTTTGTCGCCGGTTGGGCCGAGACACAGTTCCGTTACCGTCAGTGATTGAACGCGATCAGTGCCGTGCATCGCGAGGTCGTTCTCGAACTCCTTGGAGGCGAAGCTCTCGTCCGCGCTGACCAGCAGCCCAGGGCGGTCGGTGGCCAGATGACGCTCGCGCTCCAGCATCGAGCCCAGGTTGGTATGGGCGAACCGCAGTCAGTGGGCATCCGAGGCGAAGCCCGGCAGAGCCTGTGCGACGGCCGGGCAGACCAGTTCGGCGTCGCTCAACTGTGGTGTCCTGCCTAGGTACCGGAGGTCTCCGGTCTCGTCTGGGTTTCCCCCTCGAGCCAGCTGCAGTCACGGTTCCACCACAGCCTTCCGGCCCCGGCTCGTGCCAGGGCCGGAGGGGCCGGAGTCAGTGTCGAGTCAGTGCCGGTTCACAGCCTCTGCGTGCCCCCGCCACCGACGTGCTGCACGTCGTTGTCGGACTTGTTCTCCGCTCCGGCCGTGCCGCCGGCGGCCAGGAGCAGACCGCAAGCACCTGCGATCACGAATGTGACGCGTGGCATGTTCTTCACTGTGTGCTCCTGGGCCTCGCAGTTGGTGCCTCGCGCCTTGCTGCCGGCCGTGCGCCCCTGCACCAACTCTGAGCAACGGCCCGTCCTGTGTATTCACTCGTACCGATCGGCGAATTCACCGTGACAGCCCTCCATCCGAGCGAGGACATCGCCGTAGCCTTACGCATTGTCAGGAGTCGTGCTGCGAGCCGCGGGTGAGAAGACTGCCGCCGTTGCCGTGAGGCGTAGCGCCTCCAGCGTCTCGATCTGGCCCCGAGCCCGGTCCAGCAGATTGTGGAGCTGAGATTCGTCCAGACGGGGTTCCTCCGCAGCCACGACGAGGAGTGTGCGCCAGATAAGGCTCTTCCCTTCGACGCCCAGTCGCAGGGCCTCAAGCTCGATCAACGTGCTCAGCCCCGAGCGCCGGTACAGGGCACCGTTCGGCTTCAGACGCCCGAGCCTCTCGGCCGTCCAGCCACCGTAGATCTTGTAGTGGCGTGCGGGGACGCCGAGCGTGTCCATGACTTCGAGAAGGCTCTGCCGGTCCTGAGCGATCTCGTCGGCGATGCGCTGCAGGTCGGTACTGCGTGCCGAGTGCCGGTGCTGGTGGGCAATGCGCTTCGCCAGCCCGATACCGAAGGTGGCACCGGCCAAGTGGTCATTCAGATAGATGCCGAGCTTGTCGCGATGCATCCTGGGCCCCGTTCTCGTTTGTCCTCGACGATCTCCGCGACGGTGCGACCGCGTGCACAAAGCAGGCTGGAAACACCAGCGCCGGACTCCTTTGCACCATGACAGCCAACCGCGAGAGAACGCAGTCGACGAGGCGAACTGCCGAGAACGGACCCGAACGGCTCAGGACCCAGGCACTGGGGCGTTGCACCGGAGCCCTCGGCGCCGACCAGGCACTGCCTGCCCGAGTTGGCTCAGCTGTGGACGGACATCGCTGGTTGCGTGACGACCCGGCGCAACAACGACGGGTCGTACCGGTGGTGTCGGCCGGCGGTCAGTTTTGGAATGACAGGTCATCATCCACTGGCACGCTCTGGGGTTCCAGCGTGACACCGGAGCTCCTGGCCTGCCCGAGAATCAAGGAGGCGAAATCCTCTTCGACATGCCCCGCCCCGATGGCACCCGCGACGAGCTGAGCGGTGGCGGCGGCAAGTGGCATCGGGACCTGCAGCTCGCGGCCCGCGGCGAGCCCGAGGTCGAGGTCCTTGCGCAGCAGGGGCATGGTGAACGTCGGCGTGAAGTCCAGGTTGACCAGCGCGGGTGACTTGTAGCGCGTGAAGGCCGAACCCATCACGGAGTCGTTGAGGAATTCCAGGAAGGCGGCACGGCTGACACCGCCCTTCTCCGCGAGGACGGTGATCTCGGCGAGCGACTGGGTGACGACACCGAGGAAGACGTTGTGCGCGATCTTGACGAGACGAGCGGCTTCGCCCTCGCCGACGTAGGTCACCCCACGCCCCAGCACTGCGAGCAACGGCTCGACCCGGCTGAACACCTCGGGTGAGCCGGAGACCGCGACCGTCAGCTTGCCCGCGTTGATCACCTTTGGGTTCCCGCTGACCGTGGCGGCCAGGAAGTCGGTCCCGTGGTCGGCGGCTTTGTTCCGGATCAGTGCGGACACCTGGGGGGACACCGTGGAGGTGTCGATCAGGACCCCCGGCGTGGTGTGTGGAGAGGTCAGCACGCCGCCGGGGCCCGTGGTCACCGCTTCCAGTGCGGCCGAGGCGGTGACCATGGTGAGGACGATGTCCCGGTCGACGCCTTGTTCACCATCTCGCCCGCGCTGTGAAAGGACTGTTCCGACTGGGGCCTGTCCGGCCTTGTACCGTGCGGCTTCGAGTACGGCCGCGTCGGCCGGGTCGTACGGTTCGGGCTGGAGAGCGATCGCGCCGGACAGCAGACGGTGGGCGGTGTCGACGTCGCCGTAGCTGTTGAGCAGGTACAGCGCCGTGGCCACCGCGCCGGGTCAGGGACGCGCCGTCCGGTGCGGCCCGGCGGGCGTCGTCCAGCAGACGGGGTACGTCGCGTACCCCACCGGTGAGGGGCGTGCCGAGGTACGCCGCCTGGGCCGGCCGCCGGCCCACTCGGCAGCCGCCGGACTCAGCTCGGCGGCGCACACGAGCGCTGCCACCGCGTTGGGCCCGTCACCGCGCCGGGCGCTGACGCCGGCGGTGTCTTCGAGGAGACCGGCGATCTGCTCGTCCGGGTCGACCGCAGCTTGCGCCAGGTGCCAGGCCCGCTGCTCGGGGACACCACTCCAGGCCTCCGCGAGCGCACGGTGGGCACTGCGGCGCTGGTCGCTCGCCCTCGGGGTTCCGTCCGTGATTGTCCGCACCGCCCTGTACCGGCTCGCCGAGGCCGGCTTGGTCGGCTTTCACGCGGAGGGTCACCCGGACGGACTGCAGATGACGGTCACTCTCCTGCCACCGGATTCCGGCGACATCAACGAACAAGAGAACCAGGCGCAGACTCCGACGTTGCACGGTACGGAAGACTCACTCTGATGCGTACGAGCTGACGGTGGATCTCCGTTCCACCGGCCCGGGGTATCAACGCGCCGACGGGTGCGCTGTTCCGTTGCCGACGCCTGCGGCGGATGCACTATGACGTAATGACGTCGCATCGCGGTGGTCCGGCGGGTGGCCAAGGGCCTCACCCCGTCATCCGCCTGCCGCATGAGCAGGAACTCTTCGCCCATGGGCGCGGTGTGCAGGACCACCTTGCGGACAAGATCACCGCCTTCGCGGGGTCGATGGTCTTCGTCTATGTGCACATGGTCTGGTTCGCCGGCTGGATCCTGATCAACGAGGGGATCTTCGGACAGGCCGCGGTCTTCGACCCGTTCCCGTTCGGACTGCTGACCATGATCGTCAGCCTTGAGGCGATCTTCCTGTCGACGTTCGTCATGGTCAGCCAGAATCGTCAGGCTTCACGGGACACCATTCGCGCCGATCTCAACTTCGA comes from the Streptomyces angustmyceticus genome and includes:
- a CDS encoding aldo/keto reductase; protein product: MTLERVPAGNAGTWLLGDLTVNRIGFGAMRLTGRAAFHQGIARNRNQVIGVLRRAVELGVNHIDTAAFYFSRLRSANELINSALAPYPDDLVIATKVGPTRDASGAWTTPARPDQLRGQVEENLRQLGRDHLDVVNLRLKGQDSISEHFGALAALREAGLIRHLGISAARPSHLAQAQAIAPVVCVQNRHGIDARAGTEMLHTCAAHDIAFVPFFSIAGEGREAGAVHAEQEQILAVARAHGVSPTRVRLAWTLRQGKHVLAIPGTGNPDHLIDNLAAGSLHLTREDLELLDSINSTAP
- a CDS encoding alpha/beta hydrolase, with product MAGQTASIVLEPEAQELADATSHHPFLYELEPTAARKVLDDLQAAPVDKLPVDEEWVSVPAAVGDVRVRIVKPQGAIGTLPVVLYMHGGGWVLGNAATHDRLVRELAVGARAAVAFVEYTPSPEAHYPVAIEQGYATAQWIVRDGASKGLDAQRMAVAGESVGGNMTAALALMAKERGDVTFIQQSMYYPVTDAAMNTGSYDQFATGYYLSRRLMEWFWDAYTTDPEQRAEITASPNAATTEQLSGLPPALLIVDEADVLRDEGEAYAAKLRAAHVPVTTVRYDGTVHDFMMLNSLSDSKAARGAIDQATAFLRDALGTTQD
- a CDS encoding cupin domain-containing protein produces the protein MSNNERAAGSDGSRPRSEAWKTALTVLQSAKPPFVPEGAEAMTVVVEFPPGDPGTPPHRHSGPAFGYVLEGEMLFELEGEPERVIKAGETFWEPGGDVIHYQDGNNRSDVRSRFVVTMLCAPGQPMLTLVEDDELAQRRHLRAPRPGA
- a CDS encoding SDR family oxidoreductase, with product MKFAVIGGTGLIGSQVVKKLTAAGHEAVPHSPSTGVDVLTGQGVEEAVAGADGIVNLTNSPTFDDASPAFFQTSMDNLLAAGDKGGVRHFVILSIVGADRVQNLAYYRAKVLQEDLLKAGPLPYSIVRATQFMEFMEATMSWTTEGDTVRLPTTPLQPIAAQDVSDTVAEVAAGSPLNATLSVGGPDVYPLDELGRITLNARPDGRTVVTDDTAGMFAAVEGDVLTTKGDARIAPTHYTDWLT
- a CDS encoding NAD(P)H-dependent flavin oxidoreductase, producing the protein MVQTRFTEMFGLAHPVMSAPMALHSGGTLAAAVSVAGGLGCFGGTHPWKGPDWIRAEIATIRAATDRPFGVGFITPLLPLTEPLFDATLEERPDVVALSFADPHPWLGRAKEAGSRVMCQVQNYEDAEAAVAAGADVLVAQGTEAGGHTGTMGLLPFLAGVVRRYPALPVLAAGGIGDGRTLAAVLTAGADGAWLGTAFLATPEAVEVHDVQKRLIVESDGGDTVWTRTYDIVSGLPWPASIGERVRRNRFTDEWSERESTLRDRADEIKPAESTNPFGAPPDPDTSEIIYGQSAAFVDGVRPAADVIRAICDEAESILDSRPRSLLGRPTT
- a CDS encoding cytochrome P450 yields the protein MSLATMSAQITDFANRADPYPLYAALRESPVTRQDDGSYLVSTYYEVRSLANDPRLSNDLRNRPPGAGGPAVAEEDPNQPPSFIFHDPPEHERLRDTAMRQFGPPHSPRFLHDMREDLAKIITDLLDPLEGKTEVDVVDDFAYPLPVTAICKILGVPREDEPLFHGWADTVASGLDPSQGKEKPRQARVELGAYLSDLIDSRRRHPGNGILGPLARETGPGGSMSKAELVATSMLLLIAGHETTVNLISNTTLTLMRHPDILKRFQSEPGLVVPLIEEVLRYEPPVQFVPFTIALSDIDIAGTTIPKGSQVWLLLASANRDPKRFADPDRFDPDREDNQHLGFYTGIHYCFGAPLARMEAQLALPQLFRRIENPRLLADPPPYRVNPVLRGPRHLPLAIDGLVA
- a CDS encoding NAD(P)/FAD-dependent oxidoreductase, encoding MSADGDVKALRRKGRIVVVGASLAGLRAAETLRDQGFTGSLTLVGDEPYEPYDRPPLSKQVLLGLECAEDTALPRTRDIDAEWRLGVAAAGLDRAAKDVRLVNGDTLPYDRLLITTGTKARPWFHPEEAALDGVFVLRTRDDSARLFRKLAAGPRRVLVIGAGFTGSEIASVCRERDVEVTVAERAPAPLVGALGEVVATVAARLQRDHGVDLRCGVSVTALEGDPAGRLRRAHLSDGSAIDVDVAVVCLGALRNTEWLAGSGLAAGPRGVACDAGCRVFDANGIVTDDIYAAGDVARCPHPLFGYQFLSLEHWGNAVEQARIAAHNMLCASTDRRPHLWVPMFWSVQFGVNIKSVGVPTLGDQLVVAQGALDEARFVAVYGYRGRVIAAASFDAGKWLGFYQQQIEAGAPFPPDYALVDRRTDTLQPVDPAFPDPHLPTHEPTVTVTGHSPTERRVQFVAPHA
- a CDS encoding ferredoxin — its product is MRLVVDLNRCQGFAQCAFLAPDVFALHGGEALLFTSRFDEALRDQVEQAAAACPVQAILVDFSDEPTKGAEGRVG
- a CDS encoding NAD(P)-dependent oxidoreductase: MATALYLLNSYGDVDTAHRLLSGAIALQPEPYDPADAAVLEAARYKAGQAPVGTVLSQRGRDGEQGVDRDIVLTMVTASAALEAVTTGPGGVLTSPHTTPGVLIDTSTVSPQVSALIRNKAADHGTDFLAATVSGNPKVINAGKLTVAVSGSPEVFSRVEPLLAVLGRGVTYVGEGEAARLVKIAHNVFLGVVTQSLAEITVLAEKGGVSRAAFLEFLNDSVMGSAFTRYKSPALVNLDFTPTFTMPLLRKDLDLGLAAGRELQVPMPLAAATAQLVAGAIGAGHVEEDFASLILGQARSSGVTLEPQSVPVDDDLSFQN
- a CDS encoding DUF1003 domain-containing protein, whose protein sequence is MTSHRGGPAGGQGPHPVIRLPHEQELFAHGRGVQDHLADKITAFAGSMVFVYVHMVWFAGWILINEGIFGQAAVFDPFPFGLLTMIVSLEAIFLSTFVMVSQNRQASRDTIRADLNFEASVRSEVWSTNLGRALGLDPEEIERQAQQLLAASRDKMNSDLGRPSA